From one Rhizobium lentis genomic stretch:
- a CDS encoding lysine-2,3-aminomutase-like protein produces the protein MNAVKSIKSVDDLMKAGLAAPADRAALEEVAARYAIALTPVVTRLIDRADPDDPIARQFVPDPAELVVAPEERADPIGDHAHSPVEGIVHRYPDRVLLKAVHVCPVYCRFCFRREMVGPQGLGTLDAAAMEAALAYIRSHQEIWEVILTGGDPLVVSSRRLREIMEALAGIAHVKIVRFHTRVPVIDPEKVDAALIAALKASGKTVYIALHANHARELTAEARAACARLIDAGIAMVSQSVLLRGVNDDPDVLAELMKAFVEIRVKPYYLHHPDLAPGTGHFRLTIEEGQKIVAALRGRISGLCQPTYILDIPGGHGKAVISGSTVRAMGDGCYSVSDYRGGKHSYPPAD, from the coding sequence ATGAATGCCGTCAAGTCGATCAAGAGTGTCGACGATCTGATGAAGGCGGGGCTTGCCGCGCCGGCCGACCGCGCGGCGCTCGAAGAGGTGGCCGCGCGTTACGCAATCGCCCTGACGCCTGTCGTCACCAGGCTGATCGATCGCGCCGATCCCGACGACCCGATCGCACGGCAATTCGTGCCTGACCCCGCCGAACTCGTCGTCGCGCCCGAAGAACGCGCCGATCCGATCGGCGACCACGCCCACAGTCCCGTCGAAGGCATCGTGCACCGTTATCCCGATCGCGTGCTGCTCAAGGCCGTGCATGTCTGCCCGGTCTATTGCCGCTTCTGCTTCCGCCGCGAAATGGTGGGGCCGCAGGGCCTCGGCACGCTCGATGCGGCTGCGATGGAGGCTGCGCTCGCTTATATCAGAAGCCATCAGGAAATCTGGGAGGTCATTCTGACCGGTGGCGATCCGCTGGTGGTGTCGTCACGCCGGCTCCGCGAGATCATGGAGGCGCTCGCGGGGATTGCGCATGTGAAGATCGTGCGCTTTCACACCCGCGTTCCCGTCATCGATCCGGAGAAGGTCGATGCGGCGCTGATCGCGGCGCTCAAGGCGAGCGGCAAGACCGTCTATATCGCGCTGCATGCCAACCATGCCAGGGAATTGACGGCGGAAGCGCGCGCGGCCTGCGCCCGCCTCATCGATGCCGGCATTGCCATGGTCAGCCAGTCGGTGCTGCTCAGAGGGGTCAACGACGATCCCGACGTGCTTGCGGAACTGATGAAGGCTTTCGTCGAGATCCGCGTCAAACCCTATTACCTCCATCATCCTGATCTGGCGCCCGGCACCGGTCATTTCAGGCTGACGATCGAGGAGGGGCAGAAGATCGTGGCGGCGCTGCGCGGGCGGATTTCCGGCCTCTGCCAGCCGACCTACATCCTCGATATTCCGGGCGGCCACGGCAAGGCCGTCATCAGCGGAAGCACGGTTCGGGCCATGGGCGACGGTTGTTATTCCGTATCGGATTATCGCGGCGGTAAGCATTCCTATCCGCCTGCCGATTGA
- the efp gene encoding elongation factor P: MVKVIASSVRKGNVLDVDGKLYVVLTAQNFHPGKGTPVTQVDMRRIVDGVKVSERWRTTEQVERAFVEDVNFQYLYEDGEGFHFMNPATYDQVVVSQETMGDQKAYLQEGMTCILSIHEGIPLALELPRHVTLEIVETEPVVKGQTASSSYKPAMLSNGIRTSVPPHIDAGTRVVIATEDNSYVERAKD, from the coding sequence ATGGTCAAGGTCATCGCCTCTTCGGTCCGCAAGGGCAACGTGCTCGACGTGGACGGCAAGCTCTACGTCGTTCTCACCGCCCAGAACTTTCATCCGGGCAAGGGCACGCCGGTCACCCAGGTCGACATGCGCCGCATCGTCGACGGCGTGAAGGTGTCCGAGCGCTGGCGCACCACCGAACAGGTCGAGCGCGCCTTCGTCGAAGACGTCAACTTCCAATATCTCTATGAAGATGGCGAGGGCTTCCACTTCATGAACCCGGCGACCTACGACCAGGTGGTCGTCAGCCAGGAAACTATGGGCGACCAGAAGGCCTATCTGCAGGAAGGCATGACCTGCATCCTGTCGATCCACGAAGGTATCCCGCTGGCGCTCGAGCTGCCGCGCCACGTCACCCTCGAAATCGTCGAGACCGAACCGGTCGTCAAGGGCCAGACGGCGTCCTCTTCCTACAAGCCGGCCATGCTCTCCAACGGCATCCGCACCTCGGTTCCCCCGCATATCGACGCCGGCACCCGTGTCGTCATCGCGACGGAAGACAATTCCTACGTCGAGCGCGCCAAGGACTGA
- the epmA gene encoding EF-P lysine aminoacylase EpmA, which produces MNFSAKASPWWTPSVHADRRPFLIGRNAIQAALRGFFAREDFIEVDTAALQISPGNEAHLHAFGTEALTTDGQRAPFYLHTSPEFACKKLLAAGEQRISCFAHVYRNRERGPLHHPEFTMLEWYRTGESYESLMMDCVRMLALAAETVKTPKLTYRGAESDPFAGPERISVAEAFERHAGIELLASVAADGSTDRNHLAAELRRVGMRVADDDGWADLFSRVLVEKVEPHLGFGRITILDEYPVSEAALARPSARDPRVAERFELYACGVELANGFGELTNAAEQRRRFEIEMAEKARVYGETYPIDEDFLAAVALMPEASGIALGFDRLVMLATGASRIDQVLWAPVAEYGR; this is translated from the coding sequence ATGAACTTTTCGGCCAAAGCGTCCCCCTGGTGGACCCCGTCCGTGCATGCCGATCGCCGCCCGTTCCTGATCGGGCGCAATGCGATCCAGGCGGCGTTGCGCGGATTTTTCGCGCGCGAGGATTTCATTGAGGTCGATACGGCAGCGTTGCAGATCTCCCCGGGGAACGAGGCGCATCTCCACGCCTTCGGAACGGAAGCCCTGACGACGGACGGGCAGAGGGCGCCATTCTATCTGCACACCTCGCCGGAATTCGCCTGCAAGAAGCTGCTGGCGGCGGGCGAGCAGCGCATCTCGTGTTTCGCCCATGTCTACCGCAATCGCGAGCGCGGGCCGCTGCATCACCCCGAGTTCACCATGCTTGAATGGTATCGCACCGGCGAAAGCTATGAGAGCCTGATGATGGATTGCGTGCGCATGCTGGCGCTTGCGGCCGAAACAGTGAAGACGCCGAAGCTTACATATCGCGGCGCTGAAAGCGATCCTTTTGCCGGGCCGGAGCGGATCAGCGTTGCAGAAGCGTTCGAGCGGCATGCCGGCATCGAACTTCTCGCCTCGGTCGCCGCCGACGGCTCGACCGATCGTAATCATCTGGCGGCCGAACTCAGGCGCGTCGGCATGCGTGTTGCCGATGACGACGGCTGGGCCGACCTCTTCAGCCGGGTGCTGGTCGAAAAGGTCGAGCCGCATCTCGGCTTCGGCCGCATCACCATCCTCGACGAATATCCGGTCTCGGAGGCGGCCCTTGCGCGTCCCTCGGCGCGCGATCCCAGGGTTGCCGAGCGTTTCGAGCTCTATGCCTGCGGCGTCGAGCTTGCCAATGGCTTCGGCGAGCTCACCAATGCGGCCGAACAGCGGCGGCGTTTCGAGATCGAGATGGCCGAGAAGGCGCGGGTCTACGGCGAGACCTATCCGATCGACGAGGATTTTTTGGCTGCAGTGGCGCTGATGCCGGAGGCGAGCGGCATCGCGCTCGGCTTCGACCGGCTGGTGATGCTGGCGACGGGGGCATCGCGCATCGATCAGGTGCTCTGGGCGCCGGTTGCGGAGTACGGACGATGA
- a CDS encoding acyl-CoA dehydrogenase family protein, whose amino-acid sequence MNFPVKIIEDGLVARVARVAEIAAKHADAVDVEGRFPREAVDAMKAEWLLGIQVPRHLGGESASITEIAELCSMLGQACAASAMVFAMHHIKLSSLVEHGADSEWHCDFMRRIAAEQLLIASATTEGGIGGNLRNSICAVEVDGDRCRLEKDATVISYGSHADAILITSRAHAQAASSDQVLTAFTKDQYTLEKTHAWNTLGMRGTCSDGFLFKGQAPAHQILPKPFAEIAAQSMLASSHLLWSGVWYGIAVDAVARAQSFVRAAARKAPDSQPPGALRLAEVSNLLQMVKSNVVAGLKAYEDAKADPDRLSSMGFAVAMNNVKIASSETILEIVNHAMLICGIMGYKNGTPFSLGRHLRDAHSAQLMISNDRILGNTSSMLLVHKQDTSLLG is encoded by the coding sequence ATGAATTTTCCCGTCAAGATTATAGAGGACGGTCTTGTCGCGCGGGTGGCCCGTGTTGCCGAAATCGCGGCAAAACATGCGGATGCCGTTGACGTCGAAGGCCGCTTCCCCCGGGAAGCCGTGGATGCGATGAAGGCCGAGTGGCTGCTCGGCATCCAGGTGCCGCGCCATCTCGGCGGTGAATCGGCCTCGATCACCGAGATCGCCGAATTGTGTTCGATGCTCGGCCAGGCTTGCGCAGCAAGCGCCATGGTCTTCGCCATGCATCATATCAAGCTCTCGAGCCTCGTCGAACACGGCGCCGACAGCGAATGGCATTGCGACTTCATGCGCCGCATCGCCGCCGAACAGCTGCTGATCGCATCCGCCACCACCGAGGGCGGGATTGGCGGAAACCTGCGCAACAGCATTTGCGCAGTCGAGGTCGACGGCGATCGCTGCCGGCTCGAAAAGGATGCGACCGTCATTTCCTACGGCTCGCATGCCGACGCCATCCTCATCACCTCGCGCGCCCATGCGCAGGCAGCCTCCTCCGATCAGGTGCTGACGGCCTTTACGAAGGACCAGTACACGCTCGAGAAAACGCATGCCTGGAATACGCTCGGCATGCGCGGCACCTGCTCCGACGGCTTCCTCTTCAAGGGTCAAGCGCCGGCGCATCAGATCCTGCCGAAGCCTTTTGCGGAGATCGCGGCGCAATCGATGCTCGCATCTTCGCACCTGTTATGGAGCGGCGTCTGGTATGGCATCGCGGTCGATGCGGTGGCCCGCGCCCAGTCCTTCGTGCGCGCCGCCGCCCGCAAGGCGCCGGATTCCCAGCCGCCCGGCGCACTCCGCCTCGCCGAGGTCTCGAACCTGCTGCAGATGGTGAAATCCAACGTGGTTGCCGGCCTCAAGGCCTATGAAGATGCCAAGGCCGATCCCGACAGGCTGTCATCGATGGGCTTTGCGGTGGCGATGAACAACGTCAAGATCGCCTCTTCCGAGACGATCCTGGAGATCGTCAATCACGCCATGCTGATCTGCGGCATCATGGGCTACAAGAACGGCACGCCCTTCAGCCTCGGTCGCCATCTGCGGGACGCGCATTCCGCACAGCTCATGATCTCGAACGACCGCATCCTCGGCAATACGTCGAGCATGCTTCTCGTCCATAAGCAGGACACTAGCCTACTGGGGTAA
- a CDS encoding SIS domain-containing protein produces MTDITDVYFSNLIGRLETLKQALAEPMAQAAAVILDAARSDKRVYVFGTGHSHMLAEEVHYRAGGLAFTVPVLVGSAMLHEGAVISSVYERTQGLVRPMLERYGMQPGDVIIIASNSGVNAAPIEAADYAREIGAKVIAITSIAYSSAIANGRRRLADVADVVLDNGLPPGDAVVDLEGTGLRVGPVSTAVGVTIINAVFAEVASELAKAGDAPVYLSANMPGAAEINQKLVQKYRPRNPHL; encoded by the coding sequence ATGACCGACATTACCGATGTCTATTTCTCCAACCTGATCGGCCGGTTGGAGACGTTGAAGCAGGCGCTTGCCGAGCCGATGGCACAGGCAGCAGCGGTCATTCTCGATGCCGCCCGCAGCGACAAGCGTGTCTATGTCTTCGGCACCGGCCATTCGCACATGCTGGCGGAAGAGGTGCACTACCGTGCCGGCGGGCTTGCCTTCACCGTGCCGGTGCTCGTCGGCTCGGCCATGCTGCACGAGGGTGCGGTCATCAGTTCGGTCTATGAGCGCACGCAGGGCCTGGTGCGGCCGATGCTGGAGCGTTACGGCATGCAGCCGGGCGATGTCATCATCATCGCTTCCAATTCCGGCGTGAACGCCGCGCCGATCGAGGCGGCCGACTATGCGCGCGAAATCGGCGCAAAGGTGATCGCCATCACCTCGATCGCCTATTCCTCAGCGATCGCCAATGGCCGCCGGCGGCTCGCCGACGTCGCCGATGTCGTGCTCGACAACGGATTGCCGCCCGGTGACGCCGTTGTCGACCTCGAAGGCACGGGGCTTCGGGTCGGACCGGTCTCGACGGCGGTCGGGGTGACGATCATCAATGCCGTCTTTGCCGAGGTTGCCTCTGAGCTTGCGAAAGCCGGCGATGCGCCAGTCTATCTCAGTGCCAACATGCCGGGAGCCGCCGAGATCAACCAGAAGCTCGTGCAGAAGTATCGGCCGCGCAATCCGCATCTTTAG
- a CDS encoding acyl carrier protein — MNKTIRDLVAKFGKLPVAIDQVADDADLYAAGLTSFASVQLMLGIEEAFDIEFPDNLLNRKSFASISAIAKTVDLIRDGRKVA; from the coding sequence ATGAATAAGACAATCCGCGACCTCGTAGCCAAATTCGGCAAGCTTCCTGTCGCAATCGACCAGGTCGCCGACGATGCCGATCTTTATGCCGCAGGTCTGACCTCCTTTGCTTCGGTGCAGCTGATGCTGGGCATTGAAGAGGCGTTCGACATCGAATTTCCCGACAATCTCCTGAACCGCAAATCCTTCGCAAGTATCTCGGCCATCGCCAAGACGGTCGATCTCATCCGGGACGGCCGGAAGGTCGCCTGA